The nucleotide window CCAGCCCAAACACAGGAGCGAAGCTTTGTCTCGACCCAAAGGCTAGCACTAGCAAGGGAGACTTCTTGACTTCAACAAGGCTGCCTCTAGGAAAGGAACAGCGTCAGCCGGTACCAAACCCTGTAGCCAAAGTTTGGCTGCTGAACAGTGGGAGGAGAGAGATGCTAAAAGTGCTGCTGCTAGTAATGCGTTTGTCAGAGAATGGCCAAGTTTTAACGTCGAAGTCCCTGCGAAGTCAAGGTATGTGGAGAAGCGACGTTCTACTTATGTGCTGAGAAAAGTGCAATTGCAACCGCCACCTAAGGAGGAGTAAAAGAAGGAGCAGACTCTCTCAACTATACACTAAGAGTGAGCTTCCTACCAACTCTCAAGAAGACGTAGATGAGACAATAATTAATTTCTccagcttttatttattaatcacATGGCGTCAGAACATCTTGAATTCGTCCTCATTCAGGAGCCATACATGTTTGCGGACTAAAGACTAGACTGGTAGACTGTTTCGAAAGGGTCGAACCACAGGGAAGGTGGTATTAGATTCATAGGTATAATGGTATAGTGGGCAATGAAACATATTTTAAGCGTAAATACGTGTATTGCGTAAATGGGAAAATGCGCTCAACACGACTTAAAGCGGGCACTCTATATACGGGTGTAACATTTCATACTATGTATTGCGAAAGAATTTATAAGTTTCCAAAAAACGCTCAAAACTCGGGCTTATAGTTTCGAATACCTCATTAAGACAAACTGCCATAATGTCCATAACGCAATTTCTTAGTGGTCACTCTGGTTTCTGAAGGTAAGTCGATGTACTCATCTACAAAGAGATTTGACTCCTAAAACGTCATTATATGGAGGTAAATGGAGGAAATGTCAACTGAGGTAATATCTGCgaatcaatattttaaaatttcctacCTCTCGACCATATGAAAGTCACTTTTCACGAAtaacgtaaccggaacggaaaCAAGAATAATAGAGGCAAGCTTGTGACGAGCAACGTTTTAAAAGCCACATCGAATTTTTGCTTGTTGTGCATCAAACAATTGCTTCAACTAAAAAGCTCAATATGTAGTATGAGTAGGTACGTTCACATCGAAGCGAAAAGCAGCGAAGCAAAGCAAAGTATTGGGCTACTCACAGCTTTTTACGCTTTGCCAAGCAGCAGTTGCCATTTTTATTAACGATGATGCATGTAGCACATAGATAGCGGGAAGCGACAGGTAGCatctgtcaaaatttaatatacacacgttcttaaagacacagttattttgacagctgcacgactacacgcctgcaggccgacagttgtcgctctcgctaacttcaatatctatatatgtatataaaatatttttatatttgccaacgacagtggagttgacagtagagagatgaggtagagtggtgatgccactaatatgtagaatgtaaaattaaaaaataaatgctctaATAAACCTGATGTTATTTTAcacataaaagcataaaatagctctattatatcatttgtaataacaattgatgatttaaaacaaaaatatttacttatttacttattttttgctaaaaaaatttcactttgaacaaaacattaaaatttcattgaagtgaacgGTATTAgcatggccacaacgaaattgagtacatacaaaatggacaactgtgttgttttgtgtacatgctgACCATTGTTATGTCGCTGCCTTCTTACGaatattcgtatatatgtatgtagtaggaTTCACgacgccattttcagttcactgtcgtgctgccatTCCGCGTcgcgctcaatgtgttcagcacatgacATTATTTTACACAGAGAAGCATTAATTAGTTCTGTTATATCATTTGCAATAACAATTGAttatttaaaactaataaatttatctatttactatttattttttccataaaaaatttcactttgaataagatattaaaatttcattgaagtgaaaggtattagtacgGCAACAACACaattgtgtacatacaaaatggGCAGCTGCACGTGTACATGCCGACCATTGTTATATCGCTGGCGTCTTACAAATGTTCATCTAGCAGGCTTCACGACGCCATTTGCAATTCACTGTCGTGCAGTCATGTTGACGTAGCGCGGTTATTTCGACGACAGCACGCCTGCAGTGTTGCCACTAATATGTGaaaggaaattttttcaactctCTAACAAGCCTAacgttatttttcaaacaaataaaatagccCATTTATATCATTTCTAAtagcaataaataatttaaaacaaataaattgactgatttacttctttttgaaaaaaaaattaatgtttcactttgaaaaaatatttaaattttattgaagtgaaaggtattagcgTGGCAACAACGAAACTGTGTACAACCACacaatggacagctgtgttgttaaAACTCAAATATCTGGACTGGactgtaaattatttgaaattcgtAAGTTTTTTAggtttatttgttaaattagGGGTCGTTAACAATTAAATGGTTATATTTCAGCCTTAACAATGGATTTGGATGACATGTTAATTAAAGAAGTGCGTAATCGTCCATATCTGTACGATCGAACACACCCCGATTAcaaaagtttaaagaaaaaagattaTGCATGGAGGCATATTTCTGTAATGTTGAAGTTGAGCGGTAAACTAAACTATAGATAAACTAGATCGCATTCTGATTTTCCATTTATTACTAGAAACGCAGTGCAGAAGAAGATGGAAGAGCCTCCGTGACTCCTATAAACGGTGCAAAAGAATGAAGACTGACGGTACTGGTGACAGTACAAGGAAAAAATGGCGGTATTTAGAACCGATGTCCTTTTTGGAAAGAGTTAAAGGGCCCCACCGGTAATaataatgcatatgtatgctatACTTATTTAACAAGCTATTTTACAGTATAATACGAAGTTCAAGTGAAGAAATGGACCCTATAAGCGTAGATGAAGCGCTGGAATTATTGGATGAGGATTCAGCGAATTCATCGTTCTGGGAACAAGAAAATTCTCCGTCAATATCTGCTGATGCACATGCGCAAAGGGCAAGCGCAAGTTCTCCATGCAGACCTTCTGATGTACATGAGCAAAAGGCAAGCGAAAGTTCTCCGTGCAGACCATCTGATGCTTGTGGGCAATGGgtataaattaattgttttttttttttttgttttctcttgacaatttttctaattaattaacaattcaGAATTCCCAGAAAAAGGACGATGACAAGTTTAAAGAGTTTTTGGAGTTGGCAGGCTCAAGCATATCGAACACTTGTGCGGCATTCGTgcaaaaagcacaaaaacagGACTCCATCGCACTTCACTTTTCCAGTTTAGCGGCGAAGATAACAGAAGCCGGCCTACCGCCAAAAGTGGTCAATCAAATAGAGGCCAAAGTATCGGCCATAGTGTTTGGGgaaattgataaattttattCAGGTCATATAAAATAGACGTacataaataatagaaatatgatataaattaaataattttgaaaacttataaGCACACAAAGTgctttattttaagttatacatatgtacgtatgcaaATAGATTTGAAAGTGAACCtgaagtacatatattttttacttgaaatagTATACTTTTTAGTAATATAGACAAAAGtaatattatatgaaaataataaatattttaaaaccttaTTTGATCTAAATTCTGAAATGCGAATTTACTTTGCTCCAATGGCCGTGTATTTCCTGACAAGTTCGAGGGTTAAATACTTCCTGCCATTTTGCAACATTAAAAAGAACAATTTTGTCTCTGATACCAAATATAgtaataacaagtaagaaaggcctaagttcgggtgtaaccgttCATTTGATAATCTTGCAACTTGACAGAAACAAATTCAGGGATGAACTTGGTGTTTCATTAAAGTCATTAATCTATAAGGAGAGAAGTCAACAagatgtttgaaaatctttataactGTCATAAGGGATGTAGGACAACTTCTCActcgaatttatttattttttggcaaaaagatGCAACGTTTCTTAGAAAACACGCtcactcaattttattaagataaatcACATAATTGCCGATATACTCAATTCGAAAATTTGCTACTATTTAGTTATACCCGATCCAACCCATTTTAGAAAAATTCTGTCTGAATTTAAAGAATATATCTCgcagattgaccgatattttcgaaaagAAGTTCGGAATTTGCACAAATATTAGTCCACCCCTATGGCACCATTCGCGCCAATTTTCAATTGGATATattgtgcatgtatgtatacttgaaatactttttttttaattttgtgcaaaatatattttttttttttattttagcaattaTTACTAAATACACTACAaagtcacatacatacatatgtgtacaacTATTTggcacatacatattaaataacagagatgcaaaaacaaacatttttgttgtgCTAACTAAATAACGGCTTACAATGTCAAAAAATCTTAATTGCAATCCTTGTTGAACAACTACAAAAGTAGCTAAGATTTAACAGAactataaatttcttttttttcgcttttacaAAATGCCAAGTGAAATAATAACCTTGCAGTTGGGACAATGCGGAAACCAAAGTAggtttaataataatttcgaataAACGAATTGaattcaaacaaattaatatactATTAAAATTATAGTCGGCTTTGAATTCTGGAAGCGCTTATGCTTAGAGCACGGTATTTCACCAAACGGTGTACTGGAGGATTACGCCACCGATGGCTTAGATCGCAAGGATGTCTTCTTTTATCAGGTGGGTTATGGAAaagaaataatatgtatatgcatatatttacattatttagtaTCTCACCTTAGGCTGATGATAATCATTATATACCGCGCGCGGTATTACTCGATCTGGAGCCGCGAGTTATCAATACAATAATGACATCAACGCACGCCAAGGTAAGGGCGGCCTATTTGCGACTTTTCTGTACAAgttcttatttttctttacattttacatacataGCT belongs to Bactrocera dorsalis isolate Fly_Bdor chromosome 1, ASM2337382v1, whole genome shotgun sequence and includes:
- the LOC105222036 gene encoding uncharacterized protein LOC105222036; its protein translation is MDSCVVKTQISGLDCKLFEIPLTMDLDDMLIKEVRNRPYLYDRTHPDYKSLKKKDYAWRHISVMLKLSETQCRRRWKSLRDSYKRCKRMKTDGTGDSTRKKWRYLEPMSFLERVKGPHRIIRSSSEEMDPISVDEALELLDEDSANSSFWEQENSPSISADAHAQRASASSPCRPSDVHEQKASESSPCRPSDACGQWNSQKKDDDKFKEFLELAGSSISNTCAAFVQKAQKQDSIALHFSSLAAKITEAGLPPKVVNQIEAKVSAIVFGEIDKFYSGHIK